A region of the Styela clava chromosome 1, kaStyClav1.hap1.2, whole genome shotgun sequence genome:
TGTAAAACTATTGGCCGGACATAGACCATTTGTCATTTACTGTAACCCAATAAAATATGACTGcttcatgaaaaaatatttaatgactgaatattttgttcaactgCCAAATTATTTGTTAAAGTATCATTTGAAACAACGATATCAGAGGTAAACATTTCTGATGTATATTGGATGGTTTGGAGCGAGAACAAATGCATTAGAGTCATATAACTTTGTTGACTTATATAGATTACCAAGTTTTTTTTTGGCTACTGTAACAATATGCATGGTTAGTATGTTTTCCTTTAACTTGTAGAGTTTGTAATCAAGGTTTATAACTAATTTTAGGACGAGCACAAAAAATGAGTTTGGTAGCTAAGGTTAGTCCATAATAAAGATTATATAAACTTCCTTCTTTCACTATAAAATTTACTCACATGTATAGAAGGTTTCAATTGGTTGTTGACTTCCCATATTTTGACCCAACAACAATTATGCAGCTTTAAACTTTAACTTAAAATAAGTATCTGAAAGATTTTACAAAGCAATGTTATTGAACTATTAGGATAAAGAATAATTAACTGTGTGATGAAGATTaatttgattattaaaatacaAGAACGAGTGAATTCAAATAGCATAGTAAACCAGtgtaatcaaattttttcactACGAATGCCAAGATCAAATTGTTTAGCTAAATACTACTAAGATAAATAACAATTAACATAAACATTCagcacaaaaaatgaaaaagagtTACATTACTGTTATTTGATTGCTACCGTAATCCGAATATGAATATTCCAGTAGCATAAAGACAGCAGATTTGAAACACCATTGATAAAAATGTGATATTGAACCGAATCTTAAGCAATAAAAATTAGGTATATATTGAAAGCTATTATAATTCATCATTCATACATATATCAACAAAAGTTGCACTTTTGTGAAATGTGTGCAGTCAATCAATATTACAAGCAGCTAGTTTTGTAAGAATACTAAGCCAAGGTACATGACCCCCAAAGATACATTTAGATTTTCCAAAAGTGTACAATATATATTCCTTCCATAACTTATAATCTGCCCTTAAAATACTTTTCATCGAAGGAAGTCACATTTTCACCCCAGTAGAACTAAATTACCATAGAACTACTTTAACTACAACTACAATGAACCCAATCTACTTTCAAATTccacatgatttattttgtccAATCACAGCATCAAAGCCAGATGATCTTAGCTGtcacaaataaaagaaaattttaggGGTACACAgtaaaatctataaattgtcCAAAGGGTGACAATGAACGGGAAACGTTTGGGAAACCAGGCACTAGAATAACTTTTAAATCCACTCATGATAAATTTAATTCTTCGAGTAAATATGAGCATGAGCAAAATTAGACTTTGATTAATTTCAGTCAATACCTGCAGAAAGGAATTTGTTAGGAATTTCACATAATGAAATTTCTAATAACAAATTAAAGGAGAAATGTAAAATCCCCAGAATTTTCACTATTTCAATAAATTGCTAATAAGAACTATGATATTTGGAATATATCTTGAACTTTTGGAATGaatcataaaatttatcaatgtgtatacagggtgttaaaaaagtaacgcaACATTAACAGAAGTTAATATGAAATGCTACTTGAAACATTTACCGACTAACACCTTTTAACAGTATCAAATTACGGTGAACTTCCAGTTAAACATTTCGCGACTGACGTTTCTTAACAGTTACTTTCTCACATTGCCAGGACGAAAAATTGTACCTTATTTTTGGgtaacttttttaacaccctgtatttgtaaattatttaCTTAGTGCATGAATTAACAAAGTTAAAATGGAAAATCAACGATACTGAAGAAATTTTATAACAGCAGCTATAAATCATTTTTGCAAGTTAAAATGGTAATTCGAACTCTCTAAATTTGATCTGCAACAACAATTAGATATCTATGAGATCTAatagatatatatcataaaaaatagtttaaagCGGGTTGATTCATATTTGACAGAAACTTCTGTGTGTTCACAATTTTTGATCTTTGCTGCGTCGTAGatcctgaaaacaaaaaaatagttaAATATTTCTTACGATGGAGTATATTTAATTTCCTATTTTGATAGAGAATTTCATTAGATTTTGTTAGCAATTACCTAGAGTAACCAAAATGTTTAATTTGAAACCTTAATTTCTGTGGTGTATTTGGTCCATGTTATGGTGACTTAACTCGTGACAGAATTTGaatcagaattgaaaaaaaaagttccaaaacctaacttttaatttttgtaataacacctcaatttgtattttgttttcgAATTATGACTCAAGTCTTGATGCATGTCTGaggttaaaatatttatttgtttttctctTCACTAGTCATTAAATGAGCTTGGACTTTGAACTGTAAAATTGATTCCAATTCAAAATCCCCAACTTTTTGACTCAACTTATTTAAAATCATTTGCTTTTATTAACATTTGACTCGGGGTTTAAATTATTATGAATCAGTCTCTAGACTGGGAATTTTTAATCCTGAAAAGAATGTATTTTGCAGGGTCATTTTTTGTCATATAAAATTGTTATGCTCCTTACTCGAGTTCACACTAGCTAACTAATTGTATAAATCAGAGTCTCCCAATCTTTTTTGACACATTCCTTCCTCTTTGGATTCCACTCCTACTATGCATAAATCAGCGTTGTGCATGAACTTGCATTCGTTATTCAATCTTTAACAGAACAATTGCTTGTGATATATCATAAATGCAAGTCATATTCTGGTTTTTATACAATTGGAATGATTCATAATGTTCtttacaatcaaaaaacaaagTAATTTCCATCtctagaaaaaaattaattttttcttggAGAGGAATTCTATTCCAATTGGGAAACGTTCAATGTGACAATGTGATTAGTACATTTTCTTAGATGGCGTCATATGTTACTTACATTCAAATTGTGGGTTTCTTCTTTGTGGAATTCCATACACCGGCTGACTAACTCTTTCATCGCCCATTTGAGATATTACAAATACAGCGTAGTTTTGTCCAGGTTGAAGTCCAGAGAGAATGCAGAACTTTTGCTTAGTTGTCATCACTTTATCGTCTCCTGCTGCTGGATGAGCCACAATTCGATACTGTTTGTCGGCCGTGTCTGGGTCCTCAATCATAATTTGGAAGCTACGTTTTGGGTCTGCCATATTGTGGGTCACACGTACCCTTGTTGGTGGTGAGGGATCTGTAAATGatacaattttgaataaaattgggCAACGCCATGTTTGGTATCCGTAAAttatacacaataaaaatagTAGTAGAGTATTTCAACAAATATACagaatttcattgaaaataattcaaatttataatgaTAATCTAGCACTAAGGCTTCAGATTTAACTATGATGGTATTATAGGCTAAAATCTGGAGTTCAAATTTCATGTCCATTACTTAACACGGGATGTAATGAGTTGAGTAGGTAGGTATTGctggaaaaattcaaatttttgaaaaatagagtGGATCTTCACTCATCAGTAGCTTCTTGTGCAAAAGccttgttcaaaaaaaaaagaatatatgGTAATTACAAAGTTCATAGAACGCAGGATTCTGATTCggttaatataaatttttgagtTTATCGAAACATAAATCCTTGCAACCTGAACGCAATGTTACGAAAATAAGGAGCAAATAATATAAAAGCATTCAATATTGTTGCAAACCTGTTTTAACCTCAACTTCGTCAGAAAATGCACCACATCCTGCTTCATTTTCTGCAGCAACTTTAATCTGGTAAGTGCTCGAAGCAGTGACGCCTGTGATTGTCAAACTGTTATCAGTGGTGAGTTGTTCTTGCTTTGGCTGGccattaattttaatgttaacCCTGTATCTCGTAGGCTTGATAATAAGATTTTCCCAATTAATGTTGAGCCGGCCATTGATCTTTTCAGCAGCTATGCCATCCGGTTTTTCAGGGTCtgttaatagaaaaaaaaattatttaaaaaaaaaattggagattGAGAATGAAGCATACAGAATGATAATGAAAATGATATAAGAATTAATTGTCAATGTAAATAGGCTTAGGAAATAGAGTTCTCAACAATTTTCCAAATATTCAACGAACAAGTTGGGGATCACTTAATTAAGCAACAATTTGACATaaagtcaaattttcaaaaacaaatctccTCGTGAACATATTCAAGCTTCTAAATCccaaccaaatttttttcacTAGCTTGAAACAGTCGAGTTAGTTAGTTTTAAACTCACTCAGGTCAACCTAACACTGCTACAAagcattattttttaaatattttacactTTTGCTCCATAACAAGGCTGTATACaagtaaatgtttttttttaactttggtAAAATctggatttttttttacttcaagcCATTTATTTTCAGGCCACAGTTGTGGTTATTGAGATGGCGTAAAAAATAACTTATACAAAATTCATATTTAGCACGCAacactatattataaaatattacttACACGTCTGAACCAAGGTTGGGCAGATTGCTCTTTTGCTATGCTGACCATTACGTTCCGCGACAACACATATCTCATAGGTTTCTCCAGGTGTCAGATGTTTCAATACTGCATGAAATGTTTTTGTCTCAGTGTCTACTGGTTCGTTGATGTCAGTTAAAGGATGAGCAAAAACTTTGAAACTTTGGCCCAGTTGGTCCTCTGCATCGAATGACACAATAAAGGTATCATGAGGAGAACTTTGCATTGGCTGTGCTCTGACTTGTTCAGGAGCCTTTGGCTCTGAAATGAGAAAATCACAATAGTCAATAAATTCAAAGCTTACCAAGTTTAAGGTAAGTATAGGTATCTAAATTTTGCTGCCATGTTCTAATTCCTTCCTTATcagtttttaataatttttttttcatgttgtgTTGGACCCAATCTTGGgcgtcgctgctcgataaccagaatTGGTTTTATTGCGCCTCTCatcaaattgcaattgttattctattttgaattatatataaacatGATGTTACCAAATTATGACACATGGCACTACACAAGCAGTATAGAGATGTATAAGTTTCCAGATTCATTTTGAGTAAACAAATAATTGTTTTGGTGGCTTGAAAAGCTTAAAGGAATGCTATGAAATATCTATATTGAATGACGATGTGAAGTTCAATGATAATTTCTACTTGTGGTATTGGtggtatttgtatataaatactAATCTTTCGGACgtatttagttttaatatcaTGAGACTAGGCTTCGAGCAAATTTTAATACAATCAAGGAATTGGACAAATTATGgacaaaacattcaaaaaagtTGGAAAATGACAATGTGTAGATGCATGAAAACTCATAGTTTTAGGATGtttgaattattgaaaatattgaccTGTTTTGATTTCAATAGTGTTTGAATATCCACTAATTCCTGCAGAATTTTTTCCAGCTACACGAACGTTGTATGTTTGCCCAGGCATTAAATTTGGCACCACCATGCTCGTGTCTGAGGCTTTGTACTTCTGTGGCTGCTCTTTTCTACAAGTTACTTCAACTTCATATTCAGTTGCACCCTCAGCCTcattccattttatttttttaggatCAACAGTTTCTCGGAGATTTGTTGGATTGGCTGGGTCtaatatgtaaaaataaacatacaaaaatgaTAGAAAAAGTTGCAATCTATATAGCCAACATGGAAAAAGGTTTAACTTCAAGTAATATGTTGAGTATTTTATTGTAAGCAGAAATCTTCAACCTGTTTCTGAAACATAATTGAATCCAACTTAAAATCTAAACTAATAAATCAACTTAACCTCAAAATTATGgcaacaatgaaataaaaatgaaaataaaattgattttcatgCAACATACATGTAACAATGTCTCCTGGAGCGTAAGCTTCGTCACTAAAAATAACATCTGGTTCCCCTTCAGTTCTGGATTGTACATACACTTCATATGCATTTCCTGGTTTGAGACCACCAAATGTGTAGAAATTCTTACTACCTTCCTTAGATTCCGATGTATCTTCAGTTAAGTCACATATTGTAACTTTGTAGTGTTTAGAAACATTTCTCTCAAAGTTTACGACGATGGAATTACTTGGGGAACGCTCATTATGTTTTACAGTAACATTTTGCGGAGGCAAAGGTcctgtataaaaaataaagaaaacgaacatgaaaagaaatatataaCTATAGTTTTTTATATAGTGTATAAAATTTCATAGTGATGAGGCGGGAAAATATTTAAGTCCATTAATCTGGAATAAATACCTGGTTGACTAGATATAGAGTGGTAATCGGATGGGAGGCTTTGGTTTGTCATATGAGTATGTTGTCTCATCGGCTTTTCTCCCCCCTAAGTTAAACATAAAATATCTTATTGAAAGCTCGAATTATATGGGGGATAAGTATAGTGAGCGAGAGTCGCTGTAGGGTGGTGCACATAACCGTTGGTTTGTTACGGCTACCTCCAACGAGAGGCTGGCGTGATTCACCATATGATGAAGTCGTCTTAGCGTCCCTCTATCACAGGGTAAATCCTATTCTTTTTCATGCAGTAGATGATGATGAGGGTTAACAATACTTTCACTCATCATATCTACTTTGTCATATATAACAACTTACTAGAATTTATTGTCAAAAAACTTGACGCGATTCCGCTTTCAGCTCTAACTTCTATGTTATATGTGCTTCCTGGCTCCATATTTTTTAactcaaattcatttttatcgGTTCGGTTAGGTCTGTTTCCACTGATTCCACTGACTTCATAATAAGAAGGTGGAGGATTCAGAGGTTCCCACTGTAGTGTTGCATTCCTCCCATCATTTTCAACTAGCCTTATTGCAGTAATGCTGTGagcttttaaaaataaatttgctgtATTTACATGCAATAGAATATTAAGGATAAATAGTGAGgtcaaaatcgaatatttcaaataaatcgaacaattcaaatatttttatgtaaatacCCGTACATATGATAGTTGAATAGCTATGTTAGGACGGAAAGGCCTTATTGCAATTCAGTAACATAGCAtttctcgaaaaaaaaaaatatttcccaaaattatataaaataaaaacttggtTTTCATaactttaaaacatttttttctttttccctGACATAAGATGCAGTCATAATGGTGATTATTTTCTGTTTAtagtttcaataatttattGCTAACCTGTATTAATAGTATTTGGGCGGATTTGAGATTCTGCAGCAGCGAGTTCCGATTGTTCTTGATCCGATTCGTTCCTGATTTCCTCGACCAAAGCTGAATTTGGTTTCTCCGCATCTTCTTCGATCAGAGTTTCTCCTGCATCTGACATTACTGAATAAAAGAGGAATAAACGATAATCATTACCTAATAATTAATTGTCACAAACGCAATGTCTATGTAGCACAAGAACCTTATGCATTATGCAAATTATTAAgactaaatttcaatttttcaactaAATGTACCAACAAGATTGTAATCTATCGGATAACttgaaaaaaagtcaaatacGGCACAGGTAATCACATATACCGGTAGTAGtgattttatatagttttcaaagaaatgttaaaatttagtAATATTATAAGAATACTAGATCACTGCTTCTTAATAATAGATTTATaccaattaaatttagtttggaGCAATGAAACTATGGGGACGTCGTAGTGATGTAAGTTTTtaatgacgtagtcaggtagAGGTTAGGGACAACATGTGCGAAAATGTCTGTGCCACGCCAATTAGAAGTACTTACTGCGTTTAGTGAACATACACCGAAACAAGAATATAAGTTTTGCATGAGTTCAATATTGTGTTATTAAACTATTAaacaatcaaataaaataatactgtACCTTGTGGATAACTTTCATTCAGATGATAAGtgaatttttgaaatagatATTTAAGCCTAAAAACCAAAGCAGTAGATTATTCcaattaaatatatacaatatagcACAAGGCAAATAGTTGTTAGTCAGGCAGATGTACGGGGATTCAGGGCTCTaactatttttttcagtttgggTTGTATTGCACATTTCGGTTGGGTAAACTCTTTGAAATGGACTTTCAAATACACAGCCAGAATTTTGTTTGAGtcatcattttcaatatttatttgttgtCATAGAAAAGATAAAATTGCGTTGACAAAAATGGTTAACAATATCTAATtctttgttttaaattatttctgtGAATTCCGGAAATGTCAGTTTAAAAATCGGCCCACTTATAATTATGCCTATTAGAAATGGATGTCTAAAGAAATATTTGCTGCTTTTGATAACTCTAAAATGCCACACAAACGTACAATTAAATTGATAGCAAAATTTAAAAGCatgttaaaatgaaaataattcattAATCCACAATCTAATTGCATGCATTTTaatgtatttgaaaaaacaataatGAATTTAATAAACACATCAAATGTCAAAATGTCACAAACTACAGCAGTCAGCAACATGCACATTATTGTTATTGGCAAGCATGTCTAACTAAAGTACTATCAACAATCTCACAAATTTaagtaataaaattacaaatatgaCACTCCATCATTTATTATGATCTAGATTAGGGTTTTCATGGTATTATGTACAAAATAAGCATCAATTTGAGCAATggataagaaaaataaaaataaaattgatatattgCTAAGTATGTCTAATTTTCTGATGTAATCTGAATTATAATATGCGCACACAATagccttatttttttttctatctatTTTCATGTAGATTCAAGTGGTTCGGctaattacaaaaattaagtgGAAGATGAAAATATGGACAGTTAGGATCTCTAGGTTACATAAAACTACGGTAAGTCAATAATTTAGAATCTCACTGCATGTGGTATTCG
Encoded here:
- the LOC120334974 gene encoding tenascin-N-like isoform X1; this encodes MSDAGETLIEEDAEKPNSALVEEIRNESDQEQSELAAAESQIRPNTINTAHSITAIRLVENDGRNATLQWEPLNPPPSYYEVSGISGNRPNRTDKNEFELKNMEPGSTYNIEVRAESGIASSFLTINSRPLPPQNVTVKHNERSPSNSIVVNFERNVSKHYKVTICDLTEDTSESKEGSKNFYTFGGLKPGNAYEVYVQSRTEGEPDVIFSDEAYAPGDIVTYPANPTNLRETVDPKKIKWNEAEGATEYEVEVTCRKEQPQKYKASDTSMVVPNLMPGQTYNVRVAGKNSAGISGYSNTIEIKTEPKAPEQVRAQPMQSSPHDTFIVSFDAEDQLGQSFKVFAHPLTDINEPVDTETKTFHAVLKHLTPGETYEICVVAERNGQHSKRAICPTLVQTYPEKPDGIAAEKINGRLNINWENLIIKPTRYRVNIKINGQPKQEQLTTDNSLTITGVTASSTYQIKVAAENEAGCGAFSDEVEVKTDPSPPTRVRVTHNMADPKRSFQIMIEDPDTADKQYRIVAHPAAGDDKVMTTKQKFCILSGLQPGQNYAVFVISQMGDERVSQPVYGIPQRRNPQFE
- the LOC120334974 gene encoding fibronectin type III domain-containing protein 3B-like isoform X2: MRQHTHMTNQSLPSDYHSISSQPGPLPPQNVTVKHNERSPSNSIVVNFERNVSKHYKVTICDLTEDTSESKEGSKNFYTFGGLKPGNAYEVYVQSRTEGEPDVIFSDEAYAPGDIVTYPANPTNLRETVDPKKIKWNEAEGATEYEVEVTCRKEQPQKYKASDTSMVVPNLMPGQTYNVRVAGKNSAGISGYSNTIEIKTEPKAPEQVRAQPMQSSPHDTFIVSFDAEDQLGQSFKVFAHPLTDINEPVDTETKTFHAVLKHLTPGETYEICVVAERNGQHSKRAICPTLVQTYPEKPDGIAAEKINGRLNINWENLIIKPTRYRVNIKINGQPKQEQLTTDNSLTITGVTASSTYQIKVAAENEAGCGAFSDEVEVKTDPSPPTRVRVTHNMADPKRSFQIMIEDPDTADKQYRIVAHPAAGDDKVMTTKQKFCILSGLQPGQNYAVFVISQMGDERVSQPVYGIPQRRNPQFE